From Tachysurus fulvidraco isolate hzauxx_2018 chromosome 10, HZAU_PFXX_2.0, whole genome shotgun sequence, one genomic window encodes:
- the dbndd1 gene encoding dysbindin domain-containing protein 1, with the protein MEAQADSSAAELNRQKDFQKLLKSSSSASLTTDVSHNAAGEHVGTPGHHCSQVLTAERRQPLSSVSSLEVHFDLLDLTELTDMSDQELGEVFADSDEENHNELPANHQPPLPRFPHGGYVRSPSWTRGCKGEQQPRDRKHHSDSENTEPLLKIERSQSQQP; encoded by the exons ATGGAGGCTCAGGCAGACTCCAGTGCTGCAG agctcaacagacagaaagactttCAGAAACTTCTCAAGTCATCCAGCTCTGCCAGTCTCACTACTGATGTGTCTCACAATGCTGCAGGAGAGCACGTCGGGACCCCAGGGCACCACTGCAGCCAGGTCCTGACCGCAGAGAGACGGC AACCACTGAGCAGTGTGTCGTCTCTAGAGGTTCACTTCGATCTGCTGGACCTGACAGAGCTGACTGACATGTCTGATCAAGAGCTTGGAGAAGTGTTTGCTGATTCAGATGAAGAGAATCACAACGAATTGCCAGCAA ATCATCAGCCACCATTGCCTCGTTTCCCTCATGGCGGTTACGTCCGATCGCCCTCCTGGACCCGTGGGTGCAAAGGAGAGCAGCAACCCAGAGACAGGAAGCATCACAGCGACTCAGAGAACACTGAGCCTTTGCTAAAGATTGAGCGTTCCCAATCGCAGCAGCCCTGA